In one Pseudomonas sp. MM211 genomic region, the following are encoded:
- a CDS encoding peptidylprolyl isomerase, which yields MAKATARHILVATEDKCNELKAAIEGGADFAQVAKDNSSCPSSRDGGNLGSFGPGQMVKEFDTVVFSAPVNVVQGPVKTQFGYHLLEVTSRQD from the coding sequence ATGGCCAAAGCCACTGCCCGCCACATCCTGGTTGCTACCGAAGACAAGTGCAACGAATTGAAAGCTGCCATCGAAGGCGGTGCCGACTTCGCCCAGGTCGCCAAAGACAACTCCAGCTGCCCATCCAGCCGTGACGGCGGCAACCTTGGTTCGTTCGGCCCGGGCCAGATGGTCAAGGAATTCGACACCGTCGTGTTCAGCGCGCCGGTCAACGTGGTTCAGGGCCCGGTGAAAACCCAATTCGGTTATCACCTGCTCGAAGTGACCAGCCGCCAGGACTGA
- a CDS encoding MFS transporter permease, giving the protein MDNLYQTPSAPLLVDERPRDSFFVTSTSKLYVLFFMTLGFYAVYWAYKQWDSQRATMRPKKISPAARSIFHIFFIHSLCRLILTQLQAKGLGDWKYASAAWMYIVLVFASNGLSRLDGHIGVTLEIMLLLAGTILPAWPLSIIQEKANLASDDPTGQSNSHFSIANYLCMLPGGLLWLLIIIGSYI; this is encoded by the coding sequence ATGGATAACCTGTATCAAACGCCCAGCGCCCCACTACTGGTCGACGAACGCCCCCGCGACAGCTTCTTCGTCACCTCCACCAGCAAACTCTACGTGCTGTTCTTCATGACGCTCGGGTTCTACGCGGTCTATTGGGCCTACAAGCAATGGGATAGCCAACGAGCAACCATGCGCCCGAAGAAGATCAGCCCGGCAGCGCGCTCGATCTTCCATATCTTTTTCATCCATTCGCTGTGCCGGCTGATCCTCACGCAACTGCAGGCCAAGGGTCTGGGCGACTGGAAATATGCGAGCGCGGCGTGGATGTACATTGTCCTGGTCTTTGCCAGCAACGGCCTTTCGCGTCTGGACGGCCATATCGGCGTGACCCTGGAAATCATGCTGCTGCTCGCGGGTACCATCCTACCGGCGTGGCCGCTGTCGATCATCCAGGAGAAAGCCAACCTGGCCAGCGACGATCCGACGGGCCAGAGCAACAGCCACTTCAGCATCGCGAATTATCTGTGCATGCTGCCGGGCGGCCTGCTGTGGCTGCTGATCATCATCGGCTCCTACATCTGA
- a CDS encoding GFA family protein, whose amino-acid sequence MADLEKHGSCLCGAVSLTLQVSTANVSACHCATCRKWGGGPLLVVEGETAQFTGQQHMRTYASSEWAERAFCAECGTHLFYRLTSGGFYAVPVGLLDGDENWQFESQVFIDAKPAYYCFANQTRELTGEQLFAQYSST is encoded by the coding sequence ATGGCTGATCTTGAGAAACACGGCAGTTGCCTGTGTGGGGCGGTCAGCCTTACGTTGCAGGTCAGCACTGCAAACGTGAGCGCCTGCCACTGTGCAACGTGCCGCAAATGGGGCGGTGGCCCGCTGCTGGTGGTCGAAGGGGAAACCGCGCAGTTCACCGGGCAACAGCATATGCGCACCTACGCGTCTTCAGAGTGGGCCGAACGCGCATTCTGCGCGGAATGCGGCACGCACCTGTTCTATCGCCTCACCAGTGGTGGGTTCTATGCAGTGCCGGTAGGCCTGCTCGACGGCGACGAGAACTGGCAGTTTGAAAGCCAGGTATTCATCGATGCCAAACCCGCTTACTACTGCTTCGCCAACCAGACGCGGGAGCTGACCGGCGAACAACTGTTCGCGCAATACAGTTCCACGTGA
- a CDS encoding DUF2167 domain-containing protein, giving the protein MLFKELMLASLLATVVPLTWADQAPTAQDAQEAPAAEAADSDHISEEQFLDSLDFRSGKVVVGSNLATLDLPENLVFLDGADAERVLVEAWGNPPDDKLPLGMILPKGVSPLADESWAVTVEYEENGYVSDEDAADIDYADMLKDLQDGAKAENEWRTENGYEPIAIVGWASAPHYDAAGKKLHWAKEVKFGDSEEHILNYNIRVLGRKGVLVLNFIAGMHQLPQIEENLPAVLAMTDFNDGNRYADFNPDLDQVAAYGLGALIAGKAAAKVGLFAAALVLFKKLWFLPILLIGWVWRRVTGKKKEQPQPLAPEPQVQPEAKAEAAPERVSSVMDLNNPREDDKR; this is encoded by the coding sequence ATGTTGTTCAAGGAGTTGATGCTGGCCAGCCTGTTGGCCACGGTAGTTCCCCTGACCTGGGCCGACCAGGCACCCACCGCGCAGGATGCGCAAGAAGCCCCCGCCGCCGAAGCCGCTGACAGTGATCACATCAGCGAGGAGCAGTTTCTCGATAGCCTCGATTTTCGCTCCGGCAAAGTAGTGGTCGGCAGCAACCTGGCAACCCTCGATCTCCCGGAAAATCTGGTATTCCTCGACGGTGCCGACGCCGAGCGCGTGCTGGTCGAGGCCTGGGGCAATCCGCCAGACGACAAGCTGCCGCTGGGCATGATCCTGCCCAAGGGCGTATCGCCCCTGGCGGACGAGTCTTGGGCCGTCACCGTGGAGTACGAAGAAAACGGCTACGTGTCCGACGAGGACGCTGCGGACATCGACTACGCCGACATGCTCAAGGATCTGCAGGACGGCGCCAAGGCCGAGAACGAGTGGCGCACCGAAAACGGTTACGAGCCGATCGCCATCGTCGGCTGGGCCTCTGCACCGCACTACGATGCCGCAGGCAAGAAGCTGCACTGGGCCAAGGAAGTGAAATTCGGCGACAGCGAGGAACACATCCTCAACTACAACATCCGCGTGCTGGGCCGCAAAGGTGTACTGGTGCTGAACTTCATCGCCGGCATGCATCAGCTGCCGCAGATCGAAGAGAACCTGCCGGCAGTGCTGGCCATGACCGACTTCAACGACGGCAACCGCTATGCCGACTTCAACCCGGATCTCGACCAAGTCGCGGCCTATGGCCTCGGCGCGTTGATCGCTGGCAAGGCTGCTGCCAAGGTCGGCCTGTTCGCTGCCGCACTGGTATTGTTCAAGAAGCTGTGGTTCCTGCCCATTCTGTTGATTGGCTGGGTATGGCGGCGTGTTACTGGCAAGAAGAAGGAACAACCTCAGCCGCTGGCACCCGAGCCACAAGTGCAGCCTGAAGCCAAAGCCGAGGCCGCCCCGGAGCGCGTTTCTAGCGTGATGGATCTGAACAATCCGCGCGAGGATGACAAGCGCTGA
- a CDS encoding zinc-binding metallopeptidase family protein has translation MNRFFQALGLRIGDSAKQARTPSQKALGQCTCGQPIFFRNSQCLACQSPLGYEPERGQVVTLVASEQTDVWRVEGDPQGWRYRRCDNLHTAAGCNWLLPAMYGAGLCTACQLNRTIPDLSVPDNDRRWARFETAKRRLVAQLLTMGLPLISKTQDEINGLAFDFLGPDADGQQPTTGHANGLITLNIAEADDDVREQTRIQLREPYRTLLGHFRHEVGHYYWDRLIANSQWLNDYRMLFGDERADYGAALQRHYEQGAPADWQASFVSAYATMHPWEDWAETWAHYLHMMDTLDTALSFGMRAGDVELEFRPFTRAALYDPNDPLAEEFLQFVNAWIELAAMLNELARSMGQKDLYPFVLPAAVIGKLQFIHRVVQSASPT, from the coding sequence ATGAACCGGTTCTTCCAGGCCCTCGGCCTGCGCATTGGCGATTCGGCAAAACAGGCTCGCACGCCCAGCCAGAAGGCTCTGGGACAATGCACCTGCGGCCAGCCGATCTTCTTTCGCAACAGCCAGTGCCTGGCCTGCCAGTCGCCGCTAGGCTACGAGCCCGAGCGCGGTCAGGTGGTAACCCTGGTGGCCAGCGAGCAAACCGACGTATGGCGGGTGGAAGGTGATCCGCAGGGCTGGCGCTACCGGCGCTGCGACAATCTGCATACCGCCGCGGGCTGCAACTGGCTGCTACCGGCCATGTATGGCGCCGGCCTGTGTACGGCCTGCCAGCTCAACCGCACCATCCCCGACCTGTCGGTGCCGGACAACGATAGACGCTGGGCGCGCTTCGAAACCGCCAAACGCCGTCTGGTCGCGCAGTTGCTGACCATGGGCCTGCCACTGATCAGCAAGACTCAGGACGAAATCAACGGCCTGGCCTTCGACTTCCTCGGCCCGGATGCCGATGGTCAGCAGCCCACCACTGGCCACGCCAATGGCTTGATCACCCTGAACATCGCCGAAGCCGACGACGACGTACGCGAACAGACGCGTATCCAGTTGCGCGAGCCCTACCGCACCCTGCTCGGCCACTTCCGACATGAGGTCGGCCACTACTACTGGGATCGGCTGATCGCCAACAGCCAGTGGCTGAACGACTACCGCATGCTGTTCGGTGACGAACGTGCCGACTACGGCGCCGCCCTGCAGCGTCATTATGAACAGGGCGCACCGGCAGACTGGCAGGCTTCCTTCGTCAGTGCCTACGCCACCATGCACCCCTGGGAAGACTGGGCGGAAACCTGGGCCCACTACCTGCACATGATGGACACCCTGGACACCGCCCTGAGCTTCGGTATGCGTGCCGGTGACGTGGAGCTGGAATTCCGGCCTTTCACCCGAGCAGCGTTGTATGACCCGAACGATCCCCTGGCGGAAGAATTCCTGCAGTTCGTCAACGCCTGGATCGAACTGGCTGCCATGCTCAACGAACTGGCGCGCAGCATGGGCCAGAAGGATCTCTACCCCTTCGTGCTGCCCGCGGCGGTGATCGGCAAGCTACAGTTCATTCATCGTGTGGTTCAGAGTGCGTCACCCACGTAA
- a CDS encoding inositol monophosphatase family protein: protein MSNASNVTNQDLTVRYAFAKRVAVEAAERGMSYYARRHSLAVQHKGDDLQDVVSIADQDVEAFIRAELAAHFPEDGIVGEEGGSGGLEARCIWVIDPIDGTACFLNGLHNWCVSIGLLVDGQPLLGAIADPNHDELFHGFIGHGAFVNDTPLAAHGAGHVREGLVGVGTTHRAGKENFLPFVGALLDEGGMFLRNGSGALMTAYVAAGRLIGYYETHLKSWDCLAGLVLVREAGGRHNDFLRGDGLLGGNPYLVAAPGVYEQLAAMVGPSLDAE, encoded by the coding sequence ATGTCGAACGCCAGCAACGTAACCAACCAGGATCTGACCGTTCGTTACGCGTTTGCCAAACGCGTAGCCGTGGAAGCCGCCGAGCGCGGCATGAGCTACTACGCACGGCGCCACAGCCTGGCCGTGCAGCACAAGGGCGATGACCTGCAGGATGTGGTGAGCATCGCCGATCAGGACGTGGAGGCCTTCATTCGCGCCGAACTGGCCGCGCATTTTCCCGAGGACGGCATCGTTGGCGAGGAGGGCGGCAGCGGTGGCCTGGAGGCTCGCTGCATCTGGGTGATCGATCCCATCGACGGCACCGCGTGCTTTCTCAATGGCTTGCACAACTGGTGCGTGTCCATCGGCCTGCTGGTGGATGGGCAGCCGCTGCTCGGGGCGATCGCCGATCCCAATCACGATGAGCTGTTCCATGGGTTCATCGGCCACGGTGCGTTCGTCAATGACACGCCGCTGGCGGCTCATGGCGCCGGCCATGTGCGTGAGGGGCTGGTCGGCGTGGGCACTACTCACCGGGCGGGCAAGGAGAACTTCTTGCCCTTCGTCGGTGCGCTGCTGGATGAGGGTGGCATGTTCCTGCGCAACGGTTCCGGCGCCCTGATGACTGCCTATGTGGCGGCTGGTCGCCTGATCGGTTATTACGAAACCCACCTGAAAAGCTGGGACTGCCTGGCCGGCCTGGTGCTGGTACGCGAGGCGGGTGGTCGCCATAACGATTTTCTGCGTGGCGATGGGCTGCTTGGCGGTAATCCCTATCTGGTCGCCGCGCCGGGCGTCTACGAACAACTGGCGGCTATGGTCGGCCCGTCGCTGGACGCCGAGTGA
- a CDS encoding sulfite exporter TauE/SafE family protein, with amino-acid sequence MTLVDLLLFAIPAVFLTGLSKGGFGGALGGIAVPLLALATSPMQAVAVMLPILCLADVVGLKAYWGKWDVANLKVMLPGALIGIAIGSLTFELLNENLIGLLIGLIAISFVLMGLLKTDPAPRPLQPKRGVMLSSLAGFTSFVAHAGGPPVMMHLLPQQLEKVRYVATINMFFLLTNAMKLIPYTWLGQFNRENLLLSLMLAPIVPLGVWTGLWLQSRINHTWFYRIARLGMLVAGVQLIWKNL; translated from the coding sequence ATGACCCTCGTCGACCTCTTGTTGTTCGCCATTCCGGCAGTTTTTCTCACCGGCCTTTCCAAAGGCGGCTTCGGCGGTGCGCTGGGCGGCATCGCGGTGCCGTTGCTGGCCCTGGCCACCTCACCGATGCAGGCGGTGGCGGTGATGCTGCCGATACTCTGCCTGGCCGACGTGGTCGGGCTCAAGGCCTACTGGGGCAAGTGGGACGTGGCCAACCTTAAGGTCATGCTGCCCGGCGCGCTGATCGGTATCGCCATCGGCTCGCTGACCTTCGAGCTGCTAAACGAGAACCTGATCGGCCTGCTGATCGGCCTCATCGCCATTTCCTTCGTGTTGATGGGGTTGCTCAAGACCGACCCAGCACCTCGCCCACTGCAGCCCAAGCGCGGCGTGATGCTCTCGTCACTGGCCGGTTTTACCAGCTTCGTTGCCCATGCCGGCGGGCCACCGGTGATGATGCACCTGCTTCCGCAGCAGTTGGAAAAAGTGCGCTACGTGGCCACCATCAATATGTTCTTTCTGCTGACCAACGCCATGAAGCTGATTCCCTACACCTGGCTCGGGCAGTTCAACCGGGAGAATCTGCTGCTCAGTCTGATGCTCGCGCCCATCGTACCGCTCGGCGTATGGACGGGTCTGTGGCTGCAGTCGCGCATCAACCACACCTGGTTCTACCGCATTGCCCGCCTGGGCATGCTGGTGGCGGGGGTGCAGCTGATCTGGAAGAACCTTTAA
- a CDS encoding DUF2798 domain-containing protein yields MPEATLSRTRRNWKLPAKLSPVAFAFFMSGIMAFLMCLVITATNRGFSDGYLWAVVEAYQLAMPVAFVCVMGVRPVVLHLVRLTVRAS; encoded by the coding sequence ATGCCTGAAGCGACCCTTAGCCGTACTCGCCGAAACTGGAAGTTGCCGGCCAAGTTGTCGCCGGTGGCCTTCGCCTTTTTCATGTCCGGCATCATGGCGTTTCTGATGTGCCTGGTGATCACCGCCACCAACCGCGGTTTCAGCGATGGCTATCTGTGGGCGGTGGTGGAGGCTTACCAACTGGCGATGCCGGTGGCGTTCGTTTGCGTAATGGGCGTTCGGCCTGTGGTGCTGCATCTGGTTCGGCTTACCGTGCGCGCTTCATAA
- a CDS encoding DUF2789 domain-containing protein encodes MELPNKDLGTLFQQLGLDSDPASIDAFIAEHYPLADEVKVSEASFWTESQAAFLKEQLLEDAEWAPVVDELNVRLHESKPV; translated from the coding sequence ATGGAACTTCCCAACAAAGACCTCGGCACCTTGTTCCAGCAGCTGGGCCTGGACTCCGACCCGGCCAGCATTGACGCCTTCATCGCCGAACACTACCCGCTGGCCGATGAGGTCAAGGTGTCCGAAGCGTCATTCTGGACTGAATCTCAGGCGGCTTTCTTGAAAGAGCAACTGCTGGAGGACGCTGAATGGGCGCCAGTGGTCGATGAGCTCAACGTACGCCTGCACGAGAGCAAGCCGGTTTAG
- a CDS encoding LysR family transcriptional regulator has product MDTLRGIESFVKAVETGSIAAGARLLGISAAAASQNIARLESSLGVRLLTRTTRSLALTESGTLYFEQVRDVLRDLELARSTATQAHDTPQGRLRIASSAAFGRYVLAPLLPAFTTRYPRIACELITTDRSVNHIQESVDISIRIPQQLEDGLVARHIASVPSIYCASPAYLHKAGTPVTPEELREHDCLAFKVAVDGRLMPWRFVRDGIRFDAQIRVALISDDIDVLARVAANGGGITRLAAFVAEPYLASGHLQQLFANPQHSSSQALTEPLDYYLCVRDRYELTPKVRAFVEHLQDSLRDDWRP; this is encoded by the coding sequence ATGGATACCTTGCGCGGCATCGAGAGTTTCGTGAAGGCGGTGGAAACCGGCAGCATCGCTGCAGGCGCTCGCCTGCTGGGCATCAGCGCCGCTGCAGCCAGCCAGAATATCGCTCGCCTGGAATCATCTCTCGGCGTACGTCTGCTGACGCGCACCACCCGCAGCCTGGCACTAACCGAAAGCGGTACGCTGTATTTCGAGCAGGTGCGCGACGTGCTGCGCGATCTGGAACTGGCACGCAGCACGGCCACGCAAGCACACGACACCCCTCAAGGTCGGTTGCGGATCGCGTCCAGCGCCGCATTCGGCCGCTATGTGCTGGCGCCGCTGCTGCCCGCCTTCACCACGCGCTACCCACGTATCGCCTGCGAGCTGATCACCACCGACCGCAGCGTCAATCATATTCAGGAGTCGGTGGATATCAGCATCCGTATCCCGCAGCAACTCGAAGATGGCCTGGTGGCACGGCATATTGCCAGCGTGCCATCGATCTACTGCGCGTCGCCGGCCTATCTGCACAAAGCCGGCACGCCAGTCACCCCAGAAGAATTGCGCGAGCACGATTGCCTGGCTTTCAAGGTTGCCGTGGACGGACGCCTGATGCCTTGGCGGTTCGTGCGCGATGGGATTCGCTTCGATGCACAGATTCGCGTGGCACTGATCAGCGATGATATCGACGTGCTCGCCAGAGTCGCTGCCAACGGTGGCGGCATCACGCGCCTGGCGGCTTTCGTCGCCGAGCCCTATCTGGCGAGTGGTCACCTGCAGCAGTTGTTCGCCAACCCGCAGCATTCGAGTAGCCAGGCGCTTACCGAACCCCTCGATTACTACCTGTGCGTGCGTGATCGCTACGAACTGACACCCAAGGTGCGCGCCTTCGTGGAGCATCTGCAAGACAGCCTGCGCGACGACTGGCGCCCCTAA
- a CDS encoding serine hydrolase domain-containing protein, translating into MSTRAACRNALVLPAIALLLGACASSQTPPAEKTERIGRAQDLYELRPAYQPGTYRHMDELFFTRTVPRGPKVYPLPARTEVPVHYSVDGQSLGVEEFMRRNQVGGVLIIKDGKVALEKYAMGNDASTRWTSFSVVKSISSTLVGAAVQQGSIASVKDPLTRYLPQFKGGAYDGVSVEQMLQMSSGAAWDETYRDPKSDRRRMFELQLANNPGALLKQMSGLKKAHAPGTTFAYSTGESHLQSELVRAATGMTTSDYLSERIWARLGMERDAYWQLDSRAGQEIGSSGLSATLRDYGRFGQFILNDGVIDGERILPAGWLASATRAAPGSHLEPGKLYDGEYALGYGYQWWLFPTGAAALPEHDGGAFEAQGIFGQFLYINPKEKVVAVVWSTWPKPEMDEREMETYAFIGAAVKALR; encoded by the coding sequence ATGAGCACCAGAGCCGCATGCCGCAACGCCCTCGTTCTGCCCGCAATCGCCCTGCTGCTCGGTGCCTGCGCCAGCTCGCAGACGCCTCCTGCCGAAAAAACCGAGCGGATCGGCCGCGCTCAGGATCTTTACGAGCTACGCCCGGCCTATCAGCCCGGTACCTACCGGCACATGGACGAGCTGTTCTTCACCCGTACCGTGCCCCGCGGCCCCAAGGTCTACCCACTGCCAGCCCGTACCGAAGTACCGGTGCATTACAGCGTCGACGGCCAGTCATTGGGCGTCGAGGAGTTCATGCGCCGCAATCAGGTCGGCGGCGTGCTGATCATCAAGGACGGCAAGGTCGCCCTGGAAAAGTACGCCATGGGTAACGACGCCAGCACCCGCTGGACCTCGTTCAGCGTGGTCAAGTCGATCTCATCCACGCTGGTAGGTGCCGCCGTGCAGCAAGGCAGTATCGCCAGCGTGAAAGATCCGTTGACCCGCTACCTGCCGCAATTCAAGGGCGGCGCCTATGACGGCGTGAGCGTCGAGCAGATGCTGCAGATGAGCTCCGGCGCGGCCTGGGACGAAACCTACCGCGATCCGAAATCCGACCGGCGTCGTATGTTCGAACTGCAACTGGCCAACAACCCAGGCGCCCTGCTCAAGCAGATGTCCGGCCTCAAGAAAGCCCACGCGCCAGGCACGACATTCGCCTACAGCACCGGCGAGTCCCACCTGCAGAGTGAACTCGTTCGCGCAGCAACCGGCATGACCACCAGCGATTACCTTTCCGAACGAATCTGGGCACGCCTGGGCATGGAGCGCGATGCCTACTGGCAACTGGACAGCCGTGCGGGTCAGGAAATCGGCAGCAGCGGCCTGTCCGCAACCCTGCGCGATTACGGACGCTTCGGCCAATTCATACTCAATGACGGGGTGATCGACGGCGAGCGCATCCTGCCTGCCGGCTGGTTGGCGAGTGCCACCCGCGCGGCACCGGGCTCGCACCTGGAGCCCGGCAAGCTGTATGACGGCGAATACGCGCTCGGCTACGGCTACCAGTGGTGGCTGTTCCCGACCGGCGCCGCAGCACTGCCTGAGCATGACGGCGGCGCCTTCGAGGCGCAGGGCATCTTTGGCCAGTTCCTCTACATCAACCCCAAGGAAAAGGTCGTGGCAGTGGTGTGGAGCACCTGGCCGAAGCCGGAGATGGATGAGCGGGAAATGGAAACCTATGCCTTCATCGGTGCAGCGGTAAAGGCATTGCGCTGA
- a CDS encoding bestrophin family protein, with amino-acid sequence MTHSITRGYRYLIKTFGYVGWSLFWLLIWDLVVTVDYMLFLERKISLPSMPLTLLGSALVVLISFRNSSAYNRWWEARTIWGALINSSRSFARQVLTLIDDNDDRNPVKAVLLRRHVAYIRSLSATLRNEPCADEVRAFVAADEFERRHTTNNFPNDILNGSAAILASEYKAGRLDSIRLTRLESTLVDVSNCQGGLERIANTPLPYPYVYFPRLFITLFCVIVPIGLVETLEWFTPLASTVVGFMLLAIERVGGDLQSPFQASEHQIQMDALCETIEKNLESMQRDAQRERDERL; translated from the coding sequence GTGACGCACTCCATCACCCGCGGTTACCGCTACCTTATCAAGACGTTTGGTTATGTTGGCTGGTCGCTGTTCTGGCTGCTGATCTGGGATCTCGTCGTCACCGTGGACTACATGCTGTTTCTGGAACGCAAGATCAGCCTGCCGTCCATGCCGCTGACGCTGCTCGGTTCAGCGCTGGTTGTGCTGATCAGTTTCCGCAACAGCAGTGCCTACAACCGCTGGTGGGAAGCACGTACCATCTGGGGTGCGCTGATCAACAGCTCACGCAGCTTCGCCCGTCAGGTACTCACGCTGATCGACGACAACGACGACCGCAACCCGGTCAAAGCGGTGCTGCTGCGCCGCCATGTGGCCTACATCAGAAGCCTGTCCGCAACCCTGCGCAATGAACCCTGCGCCGACGAAGTTCGCGCTTTCGTAGCGGCAGACGAATTCGAACGCCGCCATACCACCAACAATTTTCCTAACGACATTCTCAATGGTTCCGCCGCCATTCTGGCCAGCGAATACAAGGCCGGTCGCCTGGACAGCATCCGCCTGACCCGCCTGGAATCGACGCTGGTCGACGTTTCCAACTGCCAGGGCGGCCTCGAGCGTATCGCCAACACGCCGCTGCCTTACCCTTACGTGTACTTCCCACGCCTGTTCATCACGCTGTTCTGCGTGATCGTGCCCATCGGCCTGGTGGAAACGCTTGAGTGGTTCACGCCGCTGGCATCGACCGTAGTCGGCTTCATGCTGTTGGCCATCGAGCGAGTGGGCGGTGACCTGCAGAGCCCATTCCAGGCCAGCGAGCATCAGATCCAGATGGATGCACTCTGCGAAACCATCGAGAAGAACCTCGAATCGATGCAACGCGATGCTCAACGCGAGCGCGACGAACGCCTCTGA
- the dgt gene encoding dGTPase, with amino-acid sequence MPSVVNFKDRIVALRPGDQVGVAADVDLLYAFESDRGRIINSAAIRRLQQRTQVFPLERNAAVRSRLTHSMEVQQTGRFIVRTLYVQLGERAVDYGLDGLQGALESLVEMTCLMHDIGNPPFGHFGEFAIGEWFDRGLDGLFAVALPQPPDNDELHTRMRADLRNFEGNAQAVRLVVNLQRLRLTYTQTAGLLKYLRPAYQPKPAKGAANAYLNKKPGFYLSEEDFVTGLQQKLGQQPGTRHPVAYIMEAADDISYCLADIEDSVEKGILGVAELAPLLIDTFAGMQSPDVQIPGSRHSFRSLVEQALESYHQEEINKAGEFFVKLRVSMIHPLVQHAARQFIDNIEAVYAGTLDRALIEDDSLPHAIVQTFKDVAMARVFCHREVETLQLQGYRIIQGLLDSYGALLRVDAQTFLELTEGQCRREAYLQMLVRRLPGQLLKAYRQAVRESVGSDQAAWEFYYRCRLLQDFISGMTDQHAQDEYRALSAL; translated from the coding sequence ATGCCTTCAGTGGTGAATTTCAAAGACAGGATTGTTGCATTGCGCCCTGGCGATCAGGTTGGCGTAGCAGCCGATGTCGATCTGCTTTATGCCTTCGAAAGCGACCGTGGGCGCATCATCAATTCTGCGGCCATCCGCCGTCTGCAACAGCGCACCCAGGTATTTCCCCTGGAGCGCAACGCCGCGGTGCGCAGCCGCCTGACCCATTCGATGGAAGTGCAGCAGACCGGGCGCTTCATCGTCCGCACGCTGTATGTGCAACTAGGTGAGCGCGCCGTGGATTACGGCCTGGATGGCTTGCAGGGCGCGCTGGAAAGCCTGGTGGAAATGACCTGCCTGATGCATGACATCGGCAATCCGCCGTTTGGCCACTTTGGTGAGTTCGCCATCGGTGAGTGGTTCGATCGTGGGCTGGACGGCTTGTTTGCCGTAGCCCTACCGCAACCGCCGGACAACGACGAACTGCACACCCGAATGCGTGCCGACCTGCGCAATTTCGAAGGCAATGCCCAGGCCGTGCGGCTGGTGGTCAACCTGCAGCGCCTGCGCCTGACCTACACCCAGACCGCGGGTCTGCTCAAATACCTGCGCCCCGCCTATCAGCCGAAGCCGGCCAAAGGGGCTGCCAACGCCTACCTGAACAAGAAACCGGGCTTCTATCTTTCCGAGGAGGACTTCGTCACGGGCCTGCAGCAGAAGCTGGGTCAGCAGCCGGGGACGCGCCATCCGGTGGCCTACATCATGGAGGCGGCCGACGACATTTCCTATTGCCTCGCCGATATCGAGGATTCGGTGGAGAAGGGCATTCTTGGCGTGGCCGAGCTGGCGCCGCTGCTGATCGACACCTTCGCAGGCATGCAGTCGCCCGATGTGCAGATTCCCGGCTCGCGTCACTCGTTCCGCAGCCTGGTGGAGCAGGCGCTGGAGAGCTATCACCAGGAAGAAATCAACAAGGCTGGCGAGTTCTTCGTCAAGCTACGGGTCAGCATGATCCACCCGCTGGTGCAGCACGCTGCACGTCAGTTCATCGATAACATCGAAGCGGTATACGCCGGCACACTCGACCGTGCGCTGATCGAGGACGACAGCCTGCCTCACGCCATCGTGCAGACTTTCAAGGATGTCGCCATGGCGCGGGTGTTCTGCCACCGCGAGGTGGAAACTCTGCAGTTGCAGGGCTACCGAATCATCCAGGGCTTGCTGGACAGCTATGGCGCGCTGCTGCGCGTCGATGCGCAGACCTTTCTGGAATTGACCGAGGGTCAGTGCCGTCGTGAGGCCTATCTGCAGATGCTTGTGCGGCGCCTGCCGGGGCAACTGCTCAAGGCCTACCGTCAGGCTGTGCGCGAGTCAGTCGGGAGCGACCAGGCCGCCTGGGAGTTCTACTACCGCTGCCGTTTGCTTCAGGATTTCATCAGCGGCATGACCGACCAACATGCTCAGGACGAGTACCGAGCGCTCTCGGCGCTTTAA